One genomic segment of Paenibacillus xylanexedens includes these proteins:
- a CDS encoding SPFH domain-containing protein, whose amino-acid sequence MAIIDVIKYDGSPDVFAWKHPETELGTWTQLIVNQSQQAILFKDGRALDMFGPGRHTLSTANIPILNRLVNLPFGGKSPFAAEVWYVNQVSALDVKWGTANPIQIQDPKYNIIVPVRTFGQMGIKISDSRKFLVKLVGTLPEFNQANMINYFRGLIIMNINSMLSSYLIHRKVSVLEINAYIAEISRHFADTVASTFEEFGIELINLYIHNVNLPEEDPSVIRLREALARKAEMDIIGYTYQQERSFDTLEGAAKNEGSMQSDIMGAGLGMGMGVGLGGSFSGEMSQMSKVMSTKETPAVSICKQCHHPNQENSSFCSKCGNSLAEKSVATTDCNNCGHALPKGTKFCPNCGDKYHACPSCGADNAENVLECIQCHQPMPSPCPNCNHMNSGHTKFCGNCGTSLSLKCSRCQHEVKPGQKFCLDCGNNLQEGGQA is encoded by the coding sequence ATGGCGATTATTGACGTAATTAAGTATGATGGCTCACCTGATGTGTTTGCTTGGAAACATCCCGAGACTGAACTGGGAACATGGACTCAGTTAATTGTGAATCAATCTCAACAAGCAATTCTTTTCAAGGATGGAAGAGCGCTTGATATGTTTGGACCCGGAAGGCATACGCTGAGTACTGCGAATATCCCAATCTTGAACCGTCTCGTTAACCTTCCGTTCGGAGGAAAGTCACCTTTTGCAGCAGAAGTATGGTATGTCAATCAAGTAAGCGCATTGGACGTTAAATGGGGAACGGCGAATCCGATTCAGATCCAGGATCCCAAGTATAATATTATTGTTCCCGTAAGAACATTTGGACAAATGGGAATTAAAATTTCGGATTCACGAAAATTTTTGGTCAAGCTTGTGGGAACACTGCCTGAGTTTAACCAAGCTAATATGATTAATTACTTCCGTGGGTTGATTATCATGAATATTAACTCCATGTTGTCATCATATCTAATACATAGAAAAGTAAGTGTTTTGGAGATCAATGCATATATCGCCGAGATATCACGACATTTTGCAGATACGGTAGCTTCTACTTTTGAAGAATTTGGTATTGAGTTAATCAACCTGTATATTCACAATGTTAATCTGCCTGAAGAAGACCCTTCAGTCATTCGATTAAGAGAAGCGTTGGCACGCAAAGCTGAGATGGATATTATTGGGTACACATATCAGCAAGAACGTTCGTTTGATACGCTTGAAGGTGCAGCGAAGAATGAAGGAAGCATGCAGTCAGACATCATGGGCGCAGGGCTTGGTATGGGCATGGGGGTTGGTCTGGGTGGTTCTTTCAGTGGCGAGATGTCCCAGATGTCTAAAGTGATGTCTACGAAGGAAACGCCTGCAGTAAGTATATGTAAGCAGTGCCATCATCCGAATCAGGAGAACAGCTCTTTTTGCAGCAAATGTGGCAATTCATTAGCCGAAAAATCGGTAGCAACAACAGATTGCAACAATTGTGGACATGCCTTGCCAAAGGGAACCAAATTCTGTCCTAACTGTGGTGACAAATACCATGCATGTCCTTCATGTGGGGCGGATAATGCGGAGAACGTATTGGAATGTATCCAATGTCATCAACCGATGCCTAGCCCATGCCCAAATTGTAACCATATGAATTCCGGTCATACAAAATTCTGTGGCAACTGTGGCACAAGTTTAAGCTTGAAATGTAGTCGATGCCAACATGAAGTAAAACCCGGCCAGAAGTTCTGTCTCGATTGCGGAAACAATCTGCAAGAAGGAGGACAGGCATAG
- a CDS encoding DUF6809 family protein — protein MGNIIEEIYYGNLRPEENIVPKDSEYRSIHKEITACIEKFQRKLSEDDFKQLEVLFDMMDQVHSIHSKEAFASGFKIGMLIMIESGYSS, from the coding sequence GTGGGAAATATAATAGAAGAAATCTATTATGGTAATCTGAGGCCAGAGGAGAATATTGTTCCTAAAGATTCGGAGTATCGATCTATTCATAAGGAGATTACAGCTTGTATCGAAAAATTTCAGAGAAAGCTTTCGGAGGATGACTTTAAACAACTCGAGGTATTGTTTGATATGATGGATCAAGTCCACTCTATACATTCAAAAGAGGCTTTTGCGAGTGGTTTCAAAATTGGAATGTTGATTATGATCGAGAGTGGATACTCAAGCTAA
- a CDS encoding serine hydrolase domain-containing protein: MNPSSLSSKLQQIIPPLDLRSCLVSVRGEIMYEHYRNQEAATDIAKINSCTKSVISALICIAMDKGLLPEASAPISTFFPQLTSDPDLRKPSITLEHLLTMTAGFNWDEFGGQNSFPRMTRTDHWVDFALEQRLSHEPGTYMEYNSGVSQILSAILMQNTGMNVAEFAERYLFGPLGIKDYEWESDPQGVHTGGFGLKMLPVDLLKFGQLFLQQGMWEGESLISSDLVSRSTQPFITVTPPNHGSYAWHWWEDVYPNERSATENIAAVDDKSNLHYYYARGFGGQYVYIVPELELVTVLTNDKRKKEKPPLDVFPRLIAPELWKML, from the coding sequence ATGAATCCTTCATCACTGTCATCCAAGTTACAACAAATCATTCCGCCGCTGGATCTGCGAAGCTGCCTCGTCAGCGTACGCGGTGAGATTATGTACGAACACTACCGCAACCAAGAGGCTGCGACCGATATTGCAAAAATCAATTCATGTACCAAGAGTGTGATATCCGCACTCATCTGTATAGCGATGGATAAAGGCTTGTTGCCAGAGGCATCAGCCCCAATCTCCACCTTTTTCCCACAGTTGACATCCGATCCTGACCTGCGTAAACCTTCGATCACGCTGGAACATCTGCTTACCATGACAGCCGGATTCAATTGGGATGAGTTCGGCGGGCAAAATTCATTCCCACGCATGACCCGCACCGATCATTGGGTGGATTTTGCGTTGGAACAACGCCTAAGCCATGAACCGGGTACATATATGGAGTACAACTCCGGAGTATCACAGATCCTATCCGCCATCCTGATGCAAAATACAGGTATGAACGTAGCCGAGTTCGCGGAACGTTATCTTTTTGGCCCGCTGGGAATTAAGGATTATGAATGGGAAAGCGACCCTCAAGGTGTACATACTGGCGGATTCGGTCTTAAAATGTTACCCGTAGATCTGCTGAAATTCGGTCAGCTGTTTCTACAGCAAGGTATGTGGGAGGGGGAGTCTCTCATTTCAAGTGATCTCGTATCTCGTTCGACGCAGCCTTTTATTACAGTCACTCCACCGAATCACGGCAGTTATGCTTGGCATTGGTGGGAGGATGTCTATCCGAATGAAAGGTCTGCCACTGAAAATATTGCTGCTGTAGACGACAAATCCAATCTCCATTATTATTACGCGCGAGGATTTGGTGGTCAGTATGTATATATTGTCCCAGAGCTCGAACTGGTTACCGTGTTAACCAATGACAAACGAAAGAAAGAGAAACCTCCACTGGATGTTTTCCCTCGATTAATTGCCCCTGAGCTATGGAAAATGTTATAA